The genomic stretch CTAAACTCCACTCTAACTATGTTCCCTGATATTATATGCATATGATACTGTACTATTGTCCTGATCTAGTATCGGCCTTAAACACTTAACACATAGCTTAAGAGGCCACGATAGTATTTCCTGGCCCATTAAGAGACAAAAATTGACATCTCATGCCAGACTTAAGCAACATCAGAACCACTAAGCCTTTCTGGGTCATCTCTTTCCTGGGAACCAAATTAAgcccttgctgttgttgttgttgttgttgttgttgttgttatctcctCACCTGATCCAGGCACTGGCTCCGGATGTAGCGCATGGCTTGCTGGATGCTCTGGGGGAGAGGCTGCCCGGTCCGCTGGACGTTGACTATCGGTGGGACCCCAAAGACCCTCTTGTCCCTGTAGTCGGGGGTCTTGCTCCTCTTCATGAATTTAGGGACAGTCCTGATAGAGACAAGGAAGCTGTCAACATGGAAGTCTTAGAGGGTTGAAGAGGTTGGGCTTGGAGGCTGAGAGAAGGGGGCATGATATCCAGATTTGAATATTGTCAGGACCATCACGATAtgtcattaggaagaacttcctgatgggaaGAGATGTTTGAGACTGGAACATACTTCCTTGGATATCTCCTTCCCTAGAGGTTTgggaacagaagctggatggccatctgttgggagtactttgattgtgtgtccctgcatgacagaaagggttggactggatggcccttggggtctcttccaacacaaaGTCAGAAGGTGGAGTTACACTCTGCAAACAGCTGATAAAGACTCTGCTATGTGTAGGGTTATTATTCCGGCTTGCCTTTGAAACATTCAATTCATTGCGCAGCAGGGAGGGTGTGATTGGAAGGAAAAGTATAGATCCTATTACCCACCCCGCTTTGAGAGGGCACTCCCCAACCCCTCTCTGCAGGAAGGCATGGTCCCTTCCCCTTCCGCCCCGGAGACTCACCAGGCCCAGGTCTGCTTGTGGGGGACGGAGTATTTCTCCATGAGGGCCGTGAGGCGGAGGAGGGAGCACTTCTGGAGCAGGTTCACTTGCGCCGCGGACTGGCGGTTGATCTCCAAGGAGGCCGAGTTCAGGCTGGGACGGTGCGAGTTCTGGAAGCTGTGCCAGCGGAGTTTCCTGGGTGCCAATGGATACACACAAAGAAGAGAAGGGATGAATTTCTCTTGGGTCTCACCCACCTTTCCCACCCAATCTGGACCCCCCCAAAAAGTTGCATCAATAGCTAGGGGAATCTGCTCCCTGTGTAGGTCCATACACTCAcgtagctctccaaggtgctgaatccctCCGAAGGAtgaggattcagcaccttggagagctaaCAGCTGCCAAgtgtggaaataatatttttccgTTAATTTCCCAGACAGAAATGACAGTCGGGAAGAATAACAGAGAAACAAGatgttaacatgatgttttattcCCAAATGTCCTAaatgaaatatgttttattttgatgtatATTTTACTTTATTCCATCGTTGAGGTGCTTGAATACAGAGagaatacaaacacacacacaaatggttTGCTCTCGCCACATGGACAGCACACTATTTTGGAGGAAGGCTGTAGCAAAGTTGAACAATTTGGCACGTAACAATTTAAGTGTTTAGTCAGTAGAGGGCACCAAATGCCCGCTTGAGATTTCGAGATTTTTCTCTTGAGTTAACCATAGTCACAGATTCCAGCCGGACATTAAATCAGGAGGAGAATCCTAGAAGTGTGAATGTAATTTTTAGGAGCACTGCCTATTgtgtgtattgtcgaaggcttttgtgaCCGGAATcatttggagtgttgtgtggtttctgggcaaatatattctagcagcattttctcctgatgttttgcctgtagtagtagtagtagtaataataataataataataataataataataataataataataataataataataggagcaaccccattCAGTCaatcaatccccttctgccatacaggaaaagcacaatcaaagcacccccaacagatggccacccaacctttgcaataataataataataataataataataataataataataataatacagtggagtctcatttagccaagctaaatgggccagcagaagcttgaataagtgaatatcttggagggattaaggaaaagcccattaaatatcaaattaggttatgattttacaaattaagcaccaaaacatcatgttatacaacaaatttgacataaaaagtagttcaagacgcagtaatgttatgttgtaattactgtatttactaatttagcaccaaaatatcatgatgtcttgaaaacattgactacaaaaatggcttggataatccagaaacttggataagcaaggcttggataagtgagactctactgtaatagcagaagccacagaggccatccagttcaaccgcCTTCTActactatgcaggaaaagcacaatcaagcacccccaacagatggccacccagctttgcaataataataataatagtaatagtagaaataggagcaaccccaagggctctgtggagcaccctttgagaaccactggactcgACGGTGTCCCTTACCTGCAAGGCCTGGTGAGAGAGGCCCCCACCCCGGAGTCCCTCCGCTCCCTCATCTCCGTGTCCTCTCCCTCGTTGAGAGAGTTGGCCGTGCTCTCGAAGTCGCTCGTGGAGGTCCCGATGTCCGAGACGGACCGCTCCTCGAAGTTCCCGCTGGCCGGCTCCCCGCCGGAGTCCGTCTCCTCCTCCCCAAGGTTTTCTCCACCCGGGTCCAGCCGCAGTGCCTGGGACCACAGCTCCACCTTCTGCTGCAGGCCCCAGACGTGCCGCAGGATGTCGTCAAGGTTCTCGTAGATCTTCTCGCCGTCGGGGTCGAACGGGTCGTTGTCTTCGTCGCCGAGTTCGGGGACGTTGTCGTAGAGGCTGCCGGTGGAGCCGCAGGAGGGTCTCCTCTTCCGGAGAGGCTTAGGGCTGTCCACGCCGCGTGCCGGGAAACCGTTGCAGTGGGGCTTCCAGTCGGGCAGGCGGCCACCCTCGAGGGGGCACAAGCTTTCGATGGAGAGCGATTTGGGGAAAGTGCCCGGTTTGTAGTCCCCGGGGATATGGATCAAAAAATCCCTTCTGAGCGAGTCCGATTGAACCGAATTGTCCCTTCTTTTGTCCGTAACATAATCCTCGAGATAAACACTACCGCACTTGGGCTCAAATGTTGGCTTGTTTCTGGGGAGCGAGCCATTCCCAACTGTAGAGTCTCCGGGATCTTTTCTCGAGGGGGCCTCACTCTGAGCCTCGCCTTCCTCTTGGGCTTTAGCAGAGTCCGGCTTCTCCTTGTCTTTCCTTCTCAGAGACTCAATCCTCTTCAGGAAGCTCCGCGTCCGGCGTTTCTTGGGTTTCTCCTTGCTGCTCCCACTCAGGCCGGGAGAGGGGTCGGTCGGCGAGCGGTCACTCGAGTTCGGGTTGGAGTTGTCCAAGGTGGGAGAGGGGGAAGCAGGCATGGCGGGGAGGGTCCGGGCGGTGCTTCCGGTGCTGGCGTCGCTGTGGAGCGAAGCGGCTTCCAGGTCGGCGCTGAGGTCGGTGAGGACACTCTCCTGGCTGGACGCCTTCTTCGCGGCGGGAGCGGGGTCTCCGTCCAAGGCGCACGGGAGGGAGTCATCGTCGGAGCCGATCCGGGACCACCTCTTGCTGTCCCTCTGGAAGGCCCAGCGGTGGCTGATGGCACAGAGGTCCTCCTCCTCCAGGTCTTCATTCTAGACCAAGCACAGAGTCATTGCTCAAGTGGGATCCAACCGAGGCTCAAGGAGGCCCCACTCAAGCCACGGTAGAATATAAACACCTACCCTATATGGAGCCATAGCacttaaagaggtgtcaaactgcattaaatctaattatggtattattattattaccattatcatcatcatcaaggaaatacagtattattattacaaccaaataaatacattattattattatcattattattattattatcagcaaagaaatacagtattattattacaaccaaataaatacattattattattatcattattattattatcagcaaagaaatacagtattattttaaaaaccaaataaatacattattattatttttattaaatccaaataaatacattattattaaatccaaataaatacattattattatcatcaaagaaatacagtattattattaaaaccaaataaatactttattattattatcaaagaaatacagtattattattacaaccaaataaatacattattattattattattattattattattattattattattatttccaaataaatactttattattattatcaaagaaatacagtattattattacaaccaaataaatacattattattattattattattattattattattattattattatatccaaataaatacattatgattatcatcatcaaagaaatacagtattattattaaaaccaaataaatacattattatcatcatcaaaaaaaatacagtattatcattattacaaccaaataaatacattattattattattattattattattattattattattattattttatgacacagcaaacgagatagatatgctggatttcgtttcacaaaatcacaagttgaacacttcccaagtgtctaggactgtgtgatgtattttcggatgatgcgtattattattattattattattattattattattattattttattatgacacagcaaacgagatagacatgctggatttcgtttcacaaaattacaagttgaacacttcccaagtgtctaggactgtgtgatatattttcggattattattattattattatttgtaacttggggactccctGTGCTTGTGTAGAAGTTCTAGAAATTTGGGTCAAAAATGGATCCAGAACAACTTATCCTCAGGTGGATGGGAGTTCCTGTATCCTTCACTTGTATCCGAAATGAACCCATCGTAGCACTCTATCTCCGTAGTGTGGACGGACTTCACCAAATGCCCCATTAGCGCCTATTTCCCAGCCCGAGGTTTTGCCTCACCTGTGTCAAACCTGTTCCTTCTCTCGCTTCTCGCTTACCTGTTTCCGCTGAAAGTGGACTTCCAGCTTCATGGAGGCGCACGAGTTCAGGGTCATGAGCCTCCTGcaagaaagcaagcaaacaagagagcgttgtgtgtgtctctctctctcgtgACGCCGTTGGGGCGAAGAGCTATTTAAAAACAATCCGCCCCTGTTTTAGGTCATTGTCACTTGTCACGGCAACAGCTGGGGGATCAAGCAGACACGTGGCGCCTCGGGGAGAGACGGATAAAGGGGCCCtcggcctctgaggatgcctgccacggatgtgggtgaagcctcaggagagaatgcttctgggacatggccgtacagcccggaaaaactcacaacaaacccactatgtaacacgatttgtGTTCCTGGgttctaaatgtcatttcctaattggttctatcatttaaaaaacatgggaaaaagtttattaaacaggcAAAACTTAGAGGGAGAGACATCCCGCTAAAGAACATTTTACTCATCATCGGGTCTCAACCAGTTCTGCcacgaaaacaaagtttctggagtatagcaactccCTTCGAAGTACGGAGCGCTCAATTAACCAGGAAATAACTCTCAAAGcaggaacaggaaaaaaaatcaaattttgttacatactgtattattatgcatcacataatctatatatataaaaatgtaatgtgcgtttttcccatggagtaaacaacaaaactactgaaccaaatcacaccaaatttggccacaaaagtcatagtcatccaatctatgtctttcaataaaaaaacctagaaaaataacagaaaaaaataacagaaaaaaaccAATTGCTTACCACGCATGCGCAGAGGCCCCCCAGGAACTGAAtcaactacattacccagaggacctcaTAGCTGTGCGGGGAGCCTAacaccacttttaaaaaatgttgccatagatgtgggcgaaacgtcaggagagaatacttctagaacatggccatacagcccggaaaacatacaacaaccctgtgatcccagccatgaaagccttcgacaacacaatgttgccatggtggaacagccttggagcttcaaagccaggctgcttcctaaccagaaggatcctccgttggccaccttgaataccactgaacagccttacagcttcaaagtcaGGCTGCTTCCTAAACAGAGGGATCCTAATCACCAgaatacgccacagcaacgtgtggctgggcacagcttatatatatatacacagtagagtctcacttatccaagcctcgcttatccaagcttctggattatctaaaccatttttgtattcaatgttttcaatatattgtgatattttggtgctaaatttgtaaatacagtaattacaacataacattactgcgtattcaactacttgtataacatgatgttttggtgcttaatttgtaaaatcataacctaatttgatgtttaataggctttcccttaatccctccttattatccaagatattcgcttatccaagcttctgccggcccgtttagcttggataagtgagactctactgtgtgggtgtgtgtgtatatatatatatatgtgtgtgtgtgtgtgtgtgtgtatatatatatatagtttcatACAATCTTGATTGTTTACTTCATCTGTACTACGGTTGAAACTTCTGTAGTTTCATCTATAGCCGATGCAAGGAACAATACATTTCCTCACCAGAGTCCACAACCAACCCAATGTCTAGAAGATCCATCTGGGAAGGAAAGAATTGGCTTCCAATTGGCACGTTCAAGCATAACACTCTATCTACAGCAGAGGAACACCTGGCAGGCAGTGAAACCCAGATAATATTACTAAATGAATGAATGACTAACCTGCAGAGGGACTGGAGGGAGTCCTGGTCCAAGAAGTGGTGGTCCTTCCTCACCGCGGAGATGTCAAGAGGGAACAGCGACTCTATGGAGAGGAACATTGGAGAATTAGATCCACTGATTGCTCTGAATCCCCTCTTTTAGGAGCCCATCGCTGTTCCAAGTTTGTCCCTTGTCTCTGTCCCGTCATTTTCTCAGAATCATTTCATGGGAATGAGGGAGGAACAAGGCCTTCACAACCTTCTCAACTCCTCCTCTGTTTGAAGGACTACATCTCCCCATATGATCTGATACAAGAACCAAGGCAAGATCTtcggaagagggccttctctctgtccgaCCACTTTCTTGGGTCCATTTGGTGGAACCAAGGGAGAgcgccttctcagtggctgttctTATTGTTTGTGAACCCAATGTGAGCCACCCCGGGTTCCCGTGGGGAgacggtggcggggtataaataaagttttctttattaatttattattgtaaatatgTGTGCATTGCCAGGTAGATAATGTACTATCTGTTAACTCCATTGTGCATTACTGAGTgaaaaaatacagttctaatagaCATGTGGTCACAGCAAATTGGTTACGTCGCTGTAGCCACTCGCTTTTCCACcaccagatcctctgaagatgccagtagccacagatgcaggtgaaacatcaggagaaaatgctgctggaacacatagaccatatgactcggaaaccacacaacaacacTCCTCTGTATGTGGTTCCACTATGGACTAAAAAAAAGGCCATCATACTGAACGTAGTAGTACCATTTCTCCAAAGAGTTGAATTGCTGCAGAAGACGCACCACCACTTGCCTCCGTATTGACCCTTAATAATGCCACTCACCTTCATAGAGCTGGGCATACTGGGGGAACCCAGCGGCCCGCAGCCAGTCGCACGCTTTCTTCGCCTCGGCCTCTGAAACGAGCAAAAGTCGGTCAATGAAGGAAAGCTCCCATAACTATAACCTTCAAGAGACTTATATATGGACAAAGTTCACTGTGGTTCATCACCCTCAAAAGGAAAACCGTCAGCCGAAAAATTCAAGGAAGTCGAACTCttcaatacaagaaaataaataagaaactaACAACAACATAACTTCTACGCCATGAAGAGGGAACAGAAGAACCCAAGGAAGAAGGCGACCAGGTTTCCCACACACTAGAATATTTCACTGAATGTCAACGGTCTTAACTcaacaaacaaaaggaaaatatattccaAAACCTAAGGCCAACAGAGGCGGATGTTATAGCTATTCAGGAAACCCACATCAAAAAAACAAATctgataatattttaaaaattaggcCAAGTCCACATTGCATCAGGCAAGGTTACAAGAAGGGGGtagttacatacagtagagtctcacttatccaagcttcacttatccaaggttctgtattatccaaggcagtctgccttttagtagtcaatgtttttgtagtaaatgttgcaatgttttggtgctaaatttgtaaatacagtaattactacatatcattactgcttttttcttaatccctcattatccaagatgtttgcttatccaatgttcagctggcccatttatcttggataagtgaaactctactgtacataaaaaaaATGTATTGCCTACTGAAATAAAGCAGGTGAAGGACAATTTCAGTTGAGTATAATCCATCTATATTATGAGGCAATATATACTTGTGGTCGGATagatttgtatgaattttatatgttgtacgccgctttgaatcccacccacgggagaaaagtgggatagaaattattattattgtaatatggtattattattattattagaatcaaataaatacagttattattattttttattatcattGTGTTCTGGAGTTGAGGtgcagccaccgaaaaggccgCATTTTGCACCTCTTTCTAAATCTCCATGGAGCAAACCCTCGGATTGTTCCAGCCCAGATGTCTTTTTCCCTTTTTCCACCTTACCAAACAAGAAACCTATTTATAGCGTGAAGGAAATCCCCGTTTTGCGGCTATTCTGAGGCATCGGCCGGGATTCCCTGCCAAGGAGAAACTTTGGTCCAAACCAAGAGGAGCCTCGTGATGGTCAGAGCTGTCCAACCCTGGGGAAAGgagggtggactagatgacccttggggtcccttcccactctatggactagagcaggggtccccaaactacggcccgcgggccacatacggcccatcgaagccatttatccggcccccagaGCACAAAGGcagcagggggttgggctaaattgcctaaggggtctcttccaaccctatttattattgttgttgttgttgttgttgttgttgttgttgttgttaacattgaggctaggtggccatctgtcaggggtgctttgcttctgctttcggtccacaaaggcagaagggagttgggattattattattattattattattattattattattattattattttattatgacacagcaaacaagataggtatgctggatttcatatcacaaaatcacaagtcgaacacttcccaagtgtctaggactgtgtgatgtattattattattattattattattattattattattattattattattattattttattatgacacagcaaacaagataggtatgctggatttcatatcacaaaatcacaagtcgaacacttcccaagtgtctaggactgtgtgatgtattttctgatgatg from Anolis carolinensis isolate JA03-04 unplaced genomic scaffold, rAnoCar3.1.pri scaffold_12, whole genome shotgun sequence encodes the following:
- the stard8 gene encoding stAR-related lipid transfer protein 8 isoform X4: MTLNSCASMKLEVHFQRKQNEDLEEEDLCAISHRWAFQRDSKRWSRIGSDDDSLPCALDGDPAPAAKKASSQESVLTDLSADLEAASLHSDASTGSTARTLPAMPASPSPTLDNSNPNSSDRSPTDPSPGLSGSSKEKPKKRRTRSFLKRIESLRRKDKEKPDSAKAQEEGEAQSEAPSRKDPGDSTVGNGSLPRNKPTFEPKCGSVYLEDYVTDKRRDNSVQSDSLRRDFLIHIPGDYKPGTFPKSLSIESLCPLEGGRLPDWKPHCNGFPARGVDSPKPLRKRRPSCGSTGSLYDNVPELGDEDNDPFDPDGEKIYENLDDILRHVWGLQQKVELWSQALRLDPGGENLGEEETDSGGEPASGNFEERSVSDIGTSTSDFESTANSLNEGEDTEMRERRDSGVGASLTRPCRKLRWHSFQNSHRPSLNSASLEINRQSAAQVNLLQKCSLLRLTALMEKYSVPHKQTWAWTVPKFMKRSKTPDYRDKRVFGVPPIVNVQRTGQPLPQSIQQAMRYIRSQCLDQVGIFRKSGVKSRIQALRHMNEASPDHVNYEGQSAYDVADLLKQYFRDLPEPVFTNKLTDTFLQIYQFVPKEQRLAAVQAAIVLMPDESREVLQTLLYFLSDIASAEENQMTCGNLAVCLAPSVFHLNASKKESTSPRMMHKRSTVGKPDQKDLSENMAATQGLSHMIADCKKLFQIPHEMLLQLCSSYVSAEAQPLSFSELKSPDELESGLQGLLRDSSERFKGWLGTTGPRNTELSCKKVGDGHPLRLWKVSTEVEAPPQAVLQRVLRERHLWDEDLLQGEVVETLGKNAEVYHYVTDSMAPHPRRDFVVLRKWRTDLPRGGCLLASASLDHKKLPLESGVRAVVLASQFLVEPCGMGRSRVTHVCRTDLRGRSPDWYNKVFGHLCAVELARIRDSFPTLNPGGLETKI
- the stard8 gene encoding stAR-related lipid transfer protein 8 isoform X3 — protein: MSDAEAEAKKACDWLRAAGFPQYAQLYEESLFPLDISAVRKDHHFLDQDSLQSLCRRLMTLNSCASMKLEVHFQRKQNEDLEEEDLCAISHRWAFQRDSKRWSRIGSDDDSLPCALDGDPAPAAKKASSQESVLTDLSADLEAASLHSDASTGSTARTLPAMPASPSPTLDNSNPNSSDRSPTDPSPGLSGSSKEKPKKRRTRSFLKRIESLRRKDKEKPDSAKAQEEGEAQSEAPSRKDPGDSTVGNGSLPRNKPTFEPKCGSVYLEDYVTDKRRDNSVQSDSLRRDFLIHIPGDYKPGTFPKSLSIESLCPLEGGRLPDWKPHCNGFPARGVDSPKPLRKRRPSCGSTGSLYDNVPELGDEDNDPFDPDGEKIYENLDDILRHVWGLQQKVELWSQALRLDPGGENLGEEETDSGGEPASGNFEERSVSDIGTSTSDFESTANSLNEGEDTEMRERRDSGVGASLTRPCRKLRWHSFQNSHRPSLNSASLEINRQSAAQVNLLQKCSLLRLTALMEKYSVPHKQTWAWTVPKFMKRSKTPDYRDKRVFGVPPIVNVQRTGQPLPQSIQQAMRYIRSQCLDQVGIFRKSGVKSRIQALRHMNEASPDHVNYEGQSAYDVADLLKQYFRDLPEPVFTNKLTDTFLQIYQFVPKEQRLAAVQAAIVLMPDESREVLQTLLYFLSDIASAEENQMTCGNLAVCLAPSVFHLNASKKESTSPRMMHKRSTVGKPDQKDLSENMAATQGLSHMIADCKKLFQIPHEMLLQLCSSYVSAEAQPLSFSELKSPDELESGLQGLLRDSSERFKGWLGTTGPRNTELSCKKVGDGHPLRLWKVSTEVEAPPQAVLQRVLRERHLWDEDLLQGEVVETLGKNAEVYHYVTDSMAPHPRRDFVVLRKWRTDLPRGGCLLASASLDHKKLPLESGVRAVVLASQFLVEPCGMGRSRVTHVCRTDLRGRSPDWYNKVFGHLCAVELARIRDSFPTLNPGGLETKI
- the stard8 gene encoding stAR-related lipid transfer protein 8 isoform X2; this encodes MPLLDFFWTCLKRAKCYTQLEGKNDVEAEAKKACDWLRAAGFPQYAQLYEESLFPLDISAVRKDHHFLDQDSLQSLCRRLMTLNSCASMKLEVHFQRKQNEDLEEEDLCAISHRWAFQRDSKRWSRIGSDDDSLPCALDGDPAPAAKKASSQESVLTDLSADLEAASLHSDASTGSTARTLPAMPASPSPTLDNSNPNSSDRSPTDPSPGLSGSSKEKPKKRRTRSFLKRIESLRRKDKEKPDSAKAQEEGEAQSEAPSRKDPGDSTVGNGSLPRNKPTFEPKCGSVYLEDYVTDKRRDNSVQSDSLRRDFLIHIPGDYKPGTFPKSLSIESLCPLEGGRLPDWKPHCNGFPARGVDSPKPLRKRRPSCGSTGSLYDNVPELGDEDNDPFDPDGEKIYENLDDILRHVWGLQQKVELWSQALRLDPGGENLGEEETDSGGEPASGNFEERSVSDIGTSTSDFESTANSLNEGEDTEMRERRDSGVGASLTRPCRKLRWHSFQNSHRPSLNSASLEINRQSAAQVNLLQKCSLLRLTALMEKYSVPHKQTWAWTVPKFMKRSKTPDYRDKRVFGVPPIVNVQRTGQPLPQSIQQAMRYIRSQCLDQVGIFRKSGVKSRIQALRHMNEASPDHVNYEGQSAYDVADLLKQYFRDLPEPVFTNKLTDTFLQIYQFVPKEQRLAAVQAAIVLMPDESREVLQTLLYFLSDIASAEENQMTCGNLAVCLAPSVFHLNASKKESTSPRMMHKRSTVGKPDQKDLSENMAATQGLSHMIADCKKLFQIPHEMLLQLCSSYVSAEAQPLSFSELKSPDELESGLQGLLRDSSERFKGWLGTTGPRNTELSCKKVGDGHPLRLWKVSTEVEAPPQAVLQRVLRERHLWDEDLLQGEVVETLGKNAEVYHYVTDSMAPHPRRDFVVLRKWRTDLPRGGCLLASASLDHKKLPLESGVRAVVLASQFLVEPCGMGRSRVTHVCRTDLRGRSPDWYNKVFGHLCAVELARIRDSFPTLNPGGLETKI
- the stard8 gene encoding stAR-related lipid transfer protein 8 isoform X1 — its product is MCVAGWPSVGRALIVLLCISECWNAPAASSGEKTCADGIGCRREEEEEEKEKEGRKERRRRRRRKEKEATCSGQLTDNGRREKPPARLSPQLAKINNSSSNNNSNNNNNNRHRGGPLAPNPAEAEAKKACDWLRAAGFPQYAQLYEESLFPLDISAVRKDHHFLDQDSLQSLCRRLMTLNSCASMKLEVHFQRKQNEDLEEEDLCAISHRWAFQRDSKRWSRIGSDDDSLPCALDGDPAPAAKKASSQESVLTDLSADLEAASLHSDASTGSTARTLPAMPASPSPTLDNSNPNSSDRSPTDPSPGLSGSSKEKPKKRRTRSFLKRIESLRRKDKEKPDSAKAQEEGEAQSEAPSRKDPGDSTVGNGSLPRNKPTFEPKCGSVYLEDYVTDKRRDNSVQSDSLRRDFLIHIPGDYKPGTFPKSLSIESLCPLEGGRLPDWKPHCNGFPARGVDSPKPLRKRRPSCGSTGSLYDNVPELGDEDNDPFDPDGEKIYENLDDILRHVWGLQQKVELWSQALRLDPGGENLGEEETDSGGEPASGNFEERSVSDIGTSTSDFESTANSLNEGEDTEMRERRDSGVGASLTRPCRKLRWHSFQNSHRPSLNSASLEINRQSAAQVNLLQKCSLLRLTALMEKYSVPHKQTWAWTVPKFMKRSKTPDYRDKRVFGVPPIVNVQRTGQPLPQSIQQAMRYIRSQCLDQVGIFRKSGVKSRIQALRHMNEASPDHVNYEGQSAYDVADLLKQYFRDLPEPVFTNKLTDTFLQIYQFVPKEQRLAAVQAAIVLMPDESREVLQTLLYFLSDIASAEENQMTCGNLAVCLAPSVFHLNASKKESTSPRMMHKRSTVGKPDQKDLSENMAATQGLSHMIADCKKLFQIPHEMLLQLCSSYVSAEAQPLSFSELKSPDELESGLQGLLRDSSERFKGWLGTTGPRNTELSCKKVGDGHPLRLWKVSTEVEAPPQAVLQRVLRERHLWDEDLLQGEVVETLGKNAEVYHYVTDSMAPHPRRDFVVLRKWRTDLPRGGCLLASASLDHKKLPLESGVRAVVLASQFLVEPCGMGRSRVTHVCRTDLRGRSPDWYNKVFGHLCAVELARIRDSFPTLNPGGLETKI